AAAATTGGTAAAATCCATTAAAAAATTTAAAATATAAGGTAAAAGATTTCTTAAACCGCATCAATACTAATGTGTAATTTATTACAATTTATGCAATAAATTACATTATAATCATTTAAAAGATAATTTTTTAATATATAACTATTTTACTACTAAAATTAATGAGAATATCAAAATTTTACATAATTTAGTGTAATCGATTACAATAAATCGTAGAACCACAATCACAAAAAACCACAAAAACTATTATTAATGTTTAACTTAAACTATTATGAAAAAAAACTTACTTTTTCTAGCGGTCTTTCTTTTTGTGTCACAAACTTGGGCACAGCAAATTACTGAAGCCAGCGGATGGCTTGAATCTGTTTTTGTAAAATGGCAGCCTGTTTCGAATGCTCAATCGTATAACGTTTATTTTTCCGGAGAAGGAATAGTTGACCGAAAAATTGACACACAGCTTATTAGAAGTTACGGCAGTTATTTTCGTGCAGATATTCCGGGATTAAAAGCTGGGGCTTATACTGTAAAAATTAAACCCGTAATTTCAGGAACTGAAGGAACAGGAACAACAAGCAGCTCTTTAATTGTTAAAGCACACGATCGTTCAGGATTTGCTTTTGCTAATTCACGCATTCCTGGCGCTTATAATGCCGATGGAACTCCTAAAAGCAATGCAGTGATTTTGTATATCACTGAACAAACTAAAAACACTGTTTCGTTAACCGTAACAGGAGCTACAACCAATCCTTGCGTGGGTTTACAAACAATTTTAGACGGTTATAAAAAGGGTAAAGATGCGAGACCGTTAATAATCCGAATGATTGGACAAATAACGGATTTGTCATACATGCTAAATGGTGATATTGTAATCGAAAACAATAATTATGCTTCAAGTTATATCACATTAGAAGGAATTGGAAACGATGCAGTAGCTGACGGCTGGGGAATACGAATTAAAAATGCGTCAAATGTTGAAGTCAGAAATATAGGAACAATGAATTGTGACAGCGGTGAAGGTGACAACATTGGTTTACAGCAAGACAACGATTATATTTGGGTACATAATTGCGATTTCTTTTATGGAAATGCAGGAAGCGATGCCGATCAGGTAAAAGGTGATGGTGCTTTGGACTGTAAAAAATCTACTTATATTACTTTTTCATACAATCACTTTTGGGATTCTGGAAAATCAAATCTTTTAGGTCTAAGTGAAGGAACAACGGCAGGTTTGTATATCACATATCATCATAACTGGTACGATCATTCAGATTCTCGTCATCCCCGAGTTAGGTATTATTCAGCTCATGTCTACAACAATTATTATGATGGAAATTCAAAATATGGTGTTGGCTCTACTATGGGGTCCTCAGTTTTTGTGGAAGCCAACTATTTTAGAAACTGTAAATATCCAATGCTGACTTCTATGCAAGGAACTGATGTGTATAATGGAGCAACAGGAACTTTTTCGAGCGAAGATGGAGGAACCATAAAAGCATTCAATAATACTATGAGCGGTCAGACACGTTTTGTGGCTTACAATCCTTCCACTTATCCTGTAGAATTTGACGCTTATGTTGCGACTTCAAGAAATGAAACTATCAGCAGCGGTATTACTTCTAAAAAAGGAGCTAAAACTTATAACAACTTCGACACGAATTCAAGTATTATGTATTCTTACACGCCTGATAGTCCTGAAACAGCGAGAACAAACGTAATGCAATACGCTGGACGTATTTCGGGAGGAGATTTACAATGGACATTCAATAATGCTGTTGATGATAGTGCAGACGCTGTAAATACAGGATTAAAAGCAGCATTAACAGGATACCAAACAAATCTTGTCTTTGTACAAAGTGAATCTGCAACAGGAAATCAAACATTGACTTCAACCACCAATACCAATCAAACGGTAACCAGTGGAACTGCAATTGCTTCAATCGTTTTTACTTGGGGAGGCGACGCAACAGATGCGACTGTAACAGGATTACCCGCTTCTGGATTGACATTTGTAAAAAATACTTCTGCAAAAACCATTACAATTTCAGGATCTCCAACCGCTACAGTAAATTATTCAATAGCTACGACTGGAAATTTGGGTACTTCTGCAACAGGATCAGGAACCATTACAGTTACGGCGGCGGGTGCACAAACCTTAACTTCCACAAACAATAACAGTCAAACTGTAGCCAGCGGAATTGCCATTAATTCTATTGTATTTACATGGGGCGGAACTGCAACGGATGCAACATTAACAGGACTTCCAGCTTCTGGAATTAGTTTTGTAAAAAATACATCCGCAAAAACTATTACTATTACAGGAACTCCAACAGCCAATGTTTCTTATACCGTTACTACTACCGGAACTGGAACCACAGCAATTGCATCAGGAACGATAACAGTAACAACGAGCAGTTCTGGTAATGAAATCCATAATTTTACAGCATCTGGAAAAACCAGTTCTTTCTACAATATAACTGGAAATCTTTCCACAACAAAAGGGACAGTAACTTACAATGGTTTGACATTGACGCAATGCCTGAAAATAGAATCTTCTACAAGCATTACTTTTACTACATCACAAACAAGTACTTTAACTCTTGTATTTGTAGAATCTGCAGCGACTATTAAAGTGGATGGAGTTGACAAAACAGCTTCTGGAGGAATTGTAACAGTTTCGCTTGCTGCAGGAAATCATACAATTACTAAAAAAGACACATCCAATCTGTTCTATATGAGTACTGTTTACAACACTGGTACTTTACGAATTGCAGATTCTGAAACTCTTGTTCAACCTGAAGAAAAAGTTTTATTATATCCAAATCCAGTTAATAGCACTTTGCATTTAATTGATAATGCTCAGAAAGTTGAAACTATTGAAATTTATAACCTCCTTGGTGCTTTGGTAAAAACGGTTCAAAAAAATACTGAAAGCATTGATATCAGTAATTTATCTTCCGGAACATATATTGCTAAAATTCAAACCAATACTGGTCTGATCAACCAAAAGATTATTAAAAAATAAATCCAAAAGAGAAAAGGCTTCCATTGATTGGAAGCCTTTGTTATAAATATTTACCAGTCTGTAGCAGGAAGTTTTTTAAGAACTCTTTCTGGGCTGTCATACACAAAAAACTGTTTTTCCAACTTGAATTTTTTGGTTTCATGAGTACTTGGCATACTGTCAACCATCGTATTGACTAATTCCATTTCCGCAGTTCCTGAAATCAAATCGTAATCGACAGCAATCTGCGATCCGGCTCCCATATTAAAAACATGTATTTTAGTGAAAACTAATTCATTATTAACATATTTATAGGTTGTTTCCTGAGTTCCTACTGGGCCAATTCCGTTTAGAGTAACAGTAAGCGTTTTGTCTTTTCCAATAGTAATATCTTCGTAATCATATATTTTATTTCCTTCATAAGAATATTCAGGATTTAAAGCCTGCCACGAAGTTTCTTGTAAACGATATCCACCGGAACTTTGTTTTATAAGAACCAATGTAGGTCTTACATCTGTATTATCATTTTTATTCTGCAACACCAATACAATGTCTTCCAACTCATCATCATTTAAAAACCCTTCTGCTTCATACTGCACTTTATAAGGTTCCAACAAAAAATCCTCAATCTTTTTTCCTGCTTTAGGAAAAACGGGCAGCTGACTGTTTTCTACTACCTCACCATCAGTTTGATCTTGTATTGTATCAGACAAAACCTTACTATCTTCTGTTACTAAAGCTTTTTCAGTTTCTTTTTTACAACTTACAGCTAAAATCAAAAATAATACAGTGAGTATTTTACATTTCATGGTTTTGGTTTTAATGTAAAAATAAAAAATTTAGTGTAGATGGCATTAAAAAACCGCTTTTCTCAAAGGTGAAAAAAGCGGTTTAATTTATTGTGTTTGACAATTTACAAATCAAACTTAATACCTTGTGCCAAAGGAAGATTGGTAGTATAATTGATTGTATTTGTTTGACGTCTCATATAAATTTTCCAAGCATCAGATCCAGATTCGCGTCCGCCGCCGGTTTCTTTTTCACCACCAAAAGCGCCTCCAATTTCTGCACCAGAAGTTCCAATGTTTACATTTGCAATTCCACAGTCAGAACCTGTAACCGATAAGAATCTTTCGGCTTCACGCAAATTATTTGTCATAATTGCAGATGACAATCCTTGCGCTACACCATTTTGAATCTCAATTGCATTATCAACATCACCAGAATATTTAATCAAATATAAAACTGGAGCAAACGTTTCGTGCTGTACAATTTCAAAAGAATTTTCAGCTTCTGCAATTGCTGGTTTTACATAACAACCACTTTCATAACCTTCTCCTGAAAGTACTCCGCCTTCCACTAAAATTTTTCCTCCTTCTGCTACCACTTTATTCAGTGATACTGCATACATTTCAACTGCGTGAGTATCGATTAGCGGTCCAACATGATTGTTTTCATCAAGAGGATTTCCAATTCGTAATTGTTTATACGCTGCTACTAAAGCATCTTTAACTTTATCATAAATACTTTCATGAATAATCAATCTTCGTGTAGAAGTACAACGTTGTCCAGCTGTTCCAACAGCTCCAAAAACAGCTCCAATAACAGTCATTTTTATATCAGCATCTGGAGTTACAATAATTGCGTTGTTTCCTCCTAACTCTAACAATGATTTTCCTAACCTTGCTGCAACAGCCTGAGCCACAATTTTACCCATTCTGGTAGAACCCGTTGCCGAAATTAACGGAATACGAGTGTCTTTTGTCAACAACTCACCTATTTGATAATCACCATTTACCAAACACGAAATCCCTTCTGGAAGATTATTTTCTTTAATAAC
This is a stretch of genomic DNA from Flavobacterium endoglycinae. It encodes these proteins:
- a CDS encoding pectate lyase family protein — protein: MKKNLLFLAVFLFVSQTWAQQITEASGWLESVFVKWQPVSNAQSYNVYFSGEGIVDRKIDTQLIRSYGSYFRADIPGLKAGAYTVKIKPVISGTEGTGTTSSSLIVKAHDRSGFAFANSRIPGAYNADGTPKSNAVILYITEQTKNTVSLTVTGATTNPCVGLQTILDGYKKGKDARPLIIRMIGQITDLSYMLNGDIVIENNNYASSYITLEGIGNDAVADGWGIRIKNASNVEVRNIGTMNCDSGEGDNIGLQQDNDYIWVHNCDFFYGNAGSDADQVKGDGALDCKKSTYITFSYNHFWDSGKSNLLGLSEGTTAGLYITYHHNWYDHSDSRHPRVRYYSAHVYNNYYDGNSKYGVGSTMGSSVFVEANYFRNCKYPMLTSMQGTDVYNGATGTFSSEDGGTIKAFNNTMSGQTRFVAYNPSTYPVEFDAYVATSRNETISSGITSKKGAKTYNNFDTNSSIMYSYTPDSPETARTNVMQYAGRISGGDLQWTFNNAVDDSADAVNTGLKAALTGYQTNLVFVQSESATGNQTLTSTTNTNQTVTSGTAIASIVFTWGGDATDATVTGLPASGLTFVKNTSAKTITISGSPTATVNYSIATTGNLGTSATGSGTITVTAAGAQTLTSTNNNSQTVASGIAINSIVFTWGGTATDATLTGLPASGISFVKNTSAKTITITGTPTANVSYTVTTTGTGTTAIASGTITVTTSSSGNEIHNFTASGKTSSFYNITGNLSTTKGTVTYNGLTLTQCLKIESSTSITFTTSQTSTLTLVFVESAATIKVDGVDKTASGGIVTVSLAAGNHTITKKDTSNLFYMSTVYNTGTLRIADSETLVQPEEKVLLYPNPVNSTLHLIDNAQKVETIEIYNLLGALVKTVQKNTESIDISNLSSGTYIAKIQTNTGLINQKIIKK
- the amaB gene encoding L-piperidine-6-carboxylate dehydrogenase, whose product is MTTIASQFGMNEALEKLGIKLVNEGTSTGVENFSSGEILDSFSPVDGKLIASVKTSTLEDYEKVMRSATEAFKTFRLIPAPQRGEIVRQFGEKLRQNKEALGKLVSYEMGKSLQEGYGEVQEMIDICDFAVGLSRQLHGLTMHSERPGHRMYEQYHPLGIVGIISAFNFPVAVWSWNTALAWISGDVCVWKPSEKTPLCGIACQNIIAQVIKENNLPEGISCLVNGDYQIGELLTKDTRIPLISATGSTRMGKIVAQAVAARLGKSLLELGGNNAIIVTPDADIKMTVIGAVFGAVGTAGQRCTSTRRLIIHESIYDKVKDALVAAYKQLRIGNPLDENNHVGPLIDTHAVEMYAVSLNKVVAEGGKILVEGGVLSGEGYESGCYVKPAIAEAENSFEIVQHETFAPVLYLIKYSGDVDNAIEIQNGVAQGLSSAIMTNNLREAERFLSVTGSDCGIANVNIGTSGAEIGGAFGGEKETGGGRESGSDAWKIYMRRQTNTINYTTNLPLAQGIKFDL